A genomic window from Populus nigra chromosome 7, ddPopNigr1.1, whole genome shotgun sequence includes:
- the LOC133699912 gene encoding V-type proton ATPase subunit c1 codes for MSTFSGDETAPFFGFLGAAAALVFSCMGAAYGTAKSGVGVASMGVMRPELVMKSIVPVVMAGVLGIYGLIIAVIISTGINPKAKSYYLFDGYAHLSSGLACGLAGLSAGMAIGIVGDAGVRANAQQPKLFVGMILILIFAEALALYGLIVGIILSSRAGQSRAE; via the exons ATGTCTACTTTCAGCGGTGACGAAACTGCTCCGTTCTTCGGCTTCCTTGGCGCCGCTGCTGCCCTCGTCTTCTCAT GTATGGGAGCAGCGTATGGAACAGCTAAGAGTGGAGTTGGTGTGGCGTCGATGGGAGTGATGAGGCCTGAGTTGGTGATGAAGTCGATTGTTCCAGTTGTTATGGCTGGTGTGTTGGGTATTTATGGGTTGATTATTGCGGTTATTATTAGTACTGGAATTAACCCAAAGGCCAAGTCTTACTACCTTTTTGATGGGTATGCACATCTCTCGTCTGGTCTTGCTTGTGGCCTTGCTGGGCTTTCTGCTGGCATGGCCATTGGCATTGTTGGTGATGCCGGTGTCAG AGCTAATGCTCAACAGCCAAAACTTTTTGTTGGAATGATCCTTATCCTCATCTTTGCTGAAGCGTTGGCGCTGTATGGCCTTATTGTTGGCATCATCTTGTCATCCCGTGCTGGCCAGTCCAGGGCAGAATAA